The DNA sequence GGGCAGGCCGCGGCGCGGACGCGTCGTGCGCCGTCCGATCACCGGGCTGCTCGGCGCGGACGACGATCGCTCGGCATCCCAACTGCGAGCGGATGCCGAACGCGCCGCCCGTTCCGGCGACTGGGACGAGGCGACCGTCCTGCGATTCCGTGCGCTGGCCCGCGGCCTCCTCGAGCGCGACCTCATCGACCCCTCACCCGGCGCGACCGCACAGGCGATCGCCCGCGAGGTCTCACGGGCGTTCCCCGCCGAGGCCGGCGCCGTGCGACGCGCGGCGACGTCGTTCGACGACGTCCGCTACCTGCGGCATCCGGCGACTGCGGAGAGCTACGCCGAGCTCGCGGCCACGGACGACCGACTGCTCGCGCTCCGACCGCAACTGGCGACAGTGTGACGACGGCGACCGAGCACCAGCTGACGTCGACCGCGGATCGGCCCGATCCGCGACGGCGTCTGAAGGCGTTGATCGGATGGGCGGTCGTCGCGGCGCTCGTCCTTCTCGGGGTCTTCGTCGCGACGCAGGTGGCCACGCAGATGCCCGGCGGCCGGGGTGGACTCGACCCGGAGGGGGTCGGCGATTCCGGGACACGAGCGCTCGCAGAGCTGCTGCGCGATCAGGGCGTGGAGATCGAGGTGGTGCGCTCGCGCTCCGAGGTGCGTGCCGCGCTCGATGCGGATGCGACTCTCGCGATGGCGAATCCGTACACGCTCACCGACGAGGGCGTCGCCGACCTCATCGAACCAGCGGACCGCGTCGTCTTCCTCTCCGCCAGCACCCACCTCGTCGCCTTCCTCGGTCTGGGCGACAACGCGACCGCCGACTCGACCGAGGTCGAGGCCGACTGCGACATCCGCGAGTTCGCCCGGGTCGGCAGCATCCGCCCCGACCGCGTCTTCGCCCCGGATCCCGGGGTGCAGGGCTGCTTCGGCACCGAGGACGCCGCCGCGGTGCTCGTCGGAGAGGTCGACGGCCAGAAGCGGACCGTGGTCGAGGGAGCGCGGCTGTTCAGCAACGCGTACCTCGCCGAGAACGGCAACGCGGCTCTCGCACTCGCTCTGCTGGGGCAGACCGACAAGGTCGTCTGGTACGTCCCGAGCTTCACCGACACCGACATCGAGGCGGCGGAGCCGGACACCCTCGGCTCGCTCACTCCGGGTTGGGTGACTCCCGCGATCCTCATGCTCATGCTCGCCGCCCTCGCCGCAGGCCTGTGGCGAGGGCAGCGCTTCGGCCCGCTCGTCGCCGAGACGCTGCCCGTCACGGTGCGAGCCTCGGAGACGATGCTCGGTCGCGCACGCCTCACAGCGAAAGCCGGAGACGCCGCCCACGCCGCCGAGGCGATCCGCGACGGGAGTCGACGGCGACTCGCCCGCCGGCTGGGGCTGGCCGTGCAGGCGAGCGCCGACGAGGTGGCCGACGCCGCATCCGACCGGCTCCGCATCCCCCGCGGTTCGCTGCAGACGCTGCTCGCCGGCCCCCTTCCGACGGATGACGCCGGGCTCGTCGAACTGGCCCGTCGCCTGAGCGAGCTCGAGGACGCCGTCGACGACACCCTCCGCGAGATGCGGAGACCCGAGTGAACGACTTCTCCCCGCCCCCGACCACACCGAATCCGACCGGAAGCCGAGGCCCCAGCGTGACCCCTGAGAACCCCACCGACGCGGACCTGCGTCAGGCGATGCACCGCGTCAGGACCGAGGTCGACAAGGCCGTCGTCGGCCAGGCCGGAACCGTGACCGGCCTCCTGGTCGCCCTCCTCGCTCGCGGACACGTGCTCCTGGAGGGTGTGCCGGGCGTCGCGAAGACCCTGGTCGTGCGTTCTTTCGCACGCTCACTCGGCCTGGACACCAAGCGGGTGCAGTTCACTCCCGATCTCATGCCGGGCGACGTCACGGGCTCGCTCGTGTACGACGCCCGCACCGGGGAGTTCGACTTCCGCGCGGGGCCCGTCTTCACGAACATCCTGCTCGCCGACGAGATCAACCGCACGCCGCCGAAGACGCAGGCGGCGCTTCTCGAGGCGATGGAGGAGCGCCAGGTCTCGGCGGACGGCACGAGCAGGCCGCTGCCCGATCCGTTCCTCGTCGCGGCGACCCAGAACCCGATCGAGCACGAGGGCACGTACTCGCTGCCCGAGGCGCAGCTCGACCGGTTCCTCATGAAGCTGGTCGTCGGGATGCCGGAGCGCGACGCCGAGGTCTCGGTGCTGCGCAAGCACGCGTCGGGCTTCTCGCCGCGGGAGCTGACCGGTGTGGAGGCCGTCGTGGATGCCGCGGTGATCCGCGCGGCGCAGGATGCCGCTGCTCGCGTCGAAGTGACCAATGACGTGCTCGGGTATGTCGTCGACCTCGCGAGGGCCACGCGGCAGTCGCCCTCGGTCGAGTTGGGAGCGAGCCCCCGTGCGTCCACGGGTCTGCTGGCCGCAGCGAAGGCCTGGGCCTGGCTCAACG is a window from the Microbacterium sp. LWO14-1.2 genome containing:
- a CDS encoding DUF4350 domain-containing protein; this encodes MTTATEHQLTSTADRPDPRRRLKALIGWAVVAALVLLGVFVATQVATQMPGGRGGLDPEGVGDSGTRALAELLRDQGVEIEVVRSRSEVRAALDADATLAMANPYTLTDEGVADLIEPADRVVFLSASTHLVAFLGLGDNATADSTEVEADCDIREFARVGSIRPDRVFAPDPGVQGCFGTEDAAAVLVGEVDGQKRTVVEGARLFSNAYLAENGNAALALALLGQTDKVVWYVPSFTDTDIEAAEPDTLGSLTPGWVTPAILMLMLAALAAGLWRGQRFGPLVAETLPVTVRASETMLGRARLTAKAGDAAHAAEAIRDGSRRRLARRLGLAVQASADEVADAASDRLRIPRGSLQTLLAGPLPTDDAGLVELARRLSELEDAVDDTLREMRRPE
- a CDS encoding MoxR family ATPase, encoding MHRVRTEVDKAVVGQAGTVTGLLVALLARGHVLLEGVPGVAKTLVVRSFARSLGLDTKRVQFTPDLMPGDVTGSLVYDARTGEFDFRAGPVFTNILLADEINRTPPKTQAALLEAMEERQVSADGTSRPLPDPFLVAATQNPIEHEGTYSLPEAQLDRFLMKLVVGMPERDAEVSVLRKHASGFSPRELTGVEAVVDAAVIRAAQDAAARVEVTNDVLGYVVDLARATRQSPSVELGASPRASTGLLAAAKAWAWLNASSAVTPDHIQTMLVPVWRHRLQLRPDAQMEGVSADAVLTSVVQQTRVPI
- a CDS encoding DUF4129 domain-containing protein; its protein translation is MIALLDVFAPDGDEARRWAEEELADPRYADAKPTWFDMVSRDIGRFLADLFSSDNGQNVGPTALIVVCVIVFAALVAALIIWGRPRRGRVVRRPITGLLGADDDRSASQLRADAERAARSGDWDEATVLRFRALARGLLERDLIDPSPGATAQAIAREVSRAFPAEAGAVRRAATSFDDVRYLRHPATAESYAELAATDDRLLALRPQLATV